DNA from Podarcis muralis chromosome 13, rPodMur119.hap1.1, whole genome shotgun sequence:
AGTTGTGCCTGAGGATAAGGCTGTAACCCTACGCAGCAGAAGATTTTTGAAAGAGAGGAGAAAAACGGATGGGAGTGCTGTGGATGCTTCTTGGACCTGTAGCTCCGACATTAAGGGTGATGGCTGGGAAGATGACTCTTTCCTTTTCAAAGCAAGAGACGCAGAGGAAATTTCAACAAAGGTAACTGCTCTGAAAGAAGTTAGTGCCTCCCAAAGCCAACATGTTTCCCACAAGCAAGGAGCTGAGTTGGATAAAAATCTGACTGGACAGCAGCATGCAACTGTGATAGCTTCATACTTCACTAATAGAGAGAAGGATTTGGGGAAAACAGATGACACAGTCTCTAAGCTATCTTCAgggacagaaaaaggaaaaagtgaTGCTGTTCTTGCTGGTAAGATGGAGAGTTCCAAAATGCTGAAATGCTTCCCAGAGAGTTTTGAAGCAGGTCCAGACAGGACAGATGGCTGTGAAGCCAGAGCAAATGGTGGTCAGAACATTTCTTCACCCATTACCAGTAAGCAGGAGAGCCAGACTTCTCTGTGTGGGATGACCCATTACCAGTGGCAAAAGCACAGCAGCAAGTGTCCCCACCCAGAGGCAGACCCTACAATATCTTACGAGCAGAAAGAAGAATCTAAAGCATTTGGATTAATGACATGCTCAATGGCATACAGTGCCCAAGAAGAACGGGATGTTTTGGAGCACAAAGCTGAAGTACACCAACATCAacagctcagtggagaagagatGGTCAGGAGAAGTGGCCGTCATGTTTCTGGTCCAAAAGCTTCAGAAGGATGGCGAAGGAAGACCTTGCCTCATGATGCTGCCCAGTTTGAGGAAGTTGGGCTGCTGGCTCAGGAGAGTGGCAAAGCCCTGAGCAGACGGGACTCCTTGCAACTTCATGACAAATTGATTGCAAAGAGAAACCCAAAACCCAGGTGTGGAGCAGAGCCACAGGATGGGAGTTTAGTCACTCCCAGCAGTCCAGACAATGATCTTAAGAATCAGCTCTCTCCTTCAGAGCCGAAAGCAACATATTTTGCTATTACTTACCAGATCCCTGATGAAAACGCAAATATCTCTGGAAAACTACTTGATCCTCTCAGAAGCAAACACATTTCTTCACTAGCCAAAGATGCTTCAGTTACTCCCAATACTAGTACTTCCAGAAGATCCTATCCCCCAAATTACCAATATAGTAAAAGATTTACAGATGCACATGTCTCTATGGACAGGCATCTTAAAAAGAACTGGATTGAAGGGGGAGAAGGTAGTGCCTCAGATCTTCCAAAGAAAGGAACATTTAAACATAGACTAACTGAGACCAGAGATGGGAACTCGATGGCTCCGGAGAAGCGACTAGAGGATGCTAAAGCGAGGGTTATAGAAGTAGATCCCCTGCATCTAGCAGGGCCAGAGTCTCTCTTCTATTTCAGACCTCTTCATTGGGACAGTGAGCATTTAGGGCAAAAGAAGTGTAGCAACCACAGCCATAGTATGGCCAAAGGTAAGGCCTCTGATTATTACAGGTCAAAAGTTCTTGACATTGATGCACTGATGGCCCAATATGAAGGAGATTCTAAGAAGGACTCTGTGGCTCTGGGCAAGAAAGAGGGTGGTCTTCCTGAAGATAGCAGCTCATTTCCTTGGGAGAGATTGGCACATAAAAGGAATTCTCCAGGAAGCACTAGGCAGGATATTTACGCCACAGAATTCtgcataagagagagagagctgttgaGGAACTGTGGCCAGCAGCTGAATCCCTCCAAGGCCATAGATGTGAATTTCAGCCCTCCTTTCCAGGCAAGGGCAGTTGCAGAAAAACCAAAGTATTCACCTGCAGCAGATCCAGTCAGCACTAGGAAAAAAACATTCATTGTTGATGATGATCAAGGAGAGGACCTCGTGTTAAGGCACCAAAGTGCAAAATATGCTTATTACAATTCACAGATCTCCAGTCTTGTCAGTACGGATGTGGAACTGGAGAAAAGCTTTGTTCTTCATCCCCCACAGGTACTCAGTGACAGTGCCTTGGGGAAGGATGTGAGCCTGAAGCAACTGTCAGCTGTGCATTCAGAGGGCAACTGGAGCACCAGTGTTGACGTGAGTGGGGCTGATAAGAAGCAAGCTGGTGCAGGTGGAAGTTCTTTGGAGAATGACGGTTCTGCAGTCAAGAGCAGAGCCAAATGGAGTCGCGCCACATCTGGTTTGGTCTGTGACCTACCAGACTTAAAGCGTTCGTACTCTGAAAAGAGTCGCCAGTCCAGAGCAAGGGGCAGTTTACCCTCTGGGCCAGAAACAAGAGGAAGACAAGACCAAAACAGAGTATGTCAAAGCTTCCCACCAGAATCTATGGACAGCCAGCTGAACCAACAAAGGACATCTCAATGGGACTCTTTCCTCCTTGAAAGGACAAAGGTACATTACAGAACCAGTCACTGAGTATAGCTTGTATTCTGCAGGGCAGTCTTCTGCAACTGGAACCATTCAGAtgctgctagactccaactcccatcatccccagccggGGTGGCCTGTGGTCCatggtgatgggaattgcagcccagcaacatctggaaggcattagGATGGGGAAGGCTACTGAAAGGAATGAGCAAAGGGTGAGGGGAATGACCATTCTAGGTCTTTTTGTTCTCATGTCATCTATGATGCCCCACAAGGCTTGGGTGCACCACTGGCAAGCTGTATTAGCTGTGCAGATGGGCAGACAAACCCACACCTTCTGCCACTTCTCTGCAGTGGCAGATATAAAAACTTTGCAAGGACTCATGGCATTAAAGCAAGGTCTTGATTTTGGTGAGTTCAGTTCTCTTTTAAATTTCTTTCTCTAAAAGGATGTTGACAAAGAATGGACCAAGCAGGACCGTGATGGCTCAGGAGCAAGAAATTCTCCCTACCTTCCTCTGCAGAAGAGGAGCCACAGTTTTTACAAAGACAAAAGGACTGACCACTGGGCAGCGGTAGGTTCTCTTCttctgtgatttccccccccccaggcctgcaAATCTAGTTGCGTAAATGTGGTGCACTGAAGGTCTCAGAGCTTCACTGCCCACAGAATGGTTTACACACTTTGCTATGAGTGCAGATGTGCTTTCCTCCCTGCCTTGCTCTTTTCCGTAGCCTTGCTCAACCAAGGTTTCCTGGTCTAGAGTGGGCCAGTGACTTGCCTAAATCACATTGCGCCAGACCTTTCTCTGTGGGGCTGCTGAGAGCGCAATGAGTCTCCCCTAGATCACTGGATTGCCTCTAAAAGGGGCTACTTAGTGatctggtgatatatcacaatgttgaaaatcagatattgcccagccctattgTTGACTTAGCGTGATTGGTTGGGATGGAGGAGAATATGGCATAAGTTTAGAATAGGCGATCAAGCTCAACAAAGTGGATAACGAGGGAGACATGAGCAAGTGAAACAAGGTGTTCTTTGCTCTGCTGATAAAAGCATACTTTAGTCTTGAGTCATCTGGTAGACAAATTTGCTTGGTACTTTCCCCTTCTATTATCACTATCTAGAAACCCTCTTGAGAGTTGGAATACTGAACCTAAGAAACAGCCATGCAGTTAGTCTTTTACTCAAAGGCAAGACTTAGTGAGCCTGCTGTCATCCTAAAGGCTACTGCAGCAGCTCCTCATTTGTGGGATGCCCATGGGAGACTCACCTGGCTCATTCATTGACTAccattaggcaccaggcaaaaacgtttctcttcaaccaggccttgggctgattaacattctgtagcttttgaaatgtgtttgtggaagtgagattattggtttgtttttgtctttgttatatattttctttttgtatttttctgttgtgaactgccctaggatctttggatgaaggatgaatttaatagtaaataaataaagcttttgTGAGTTGTTGTAACTACCTATAATTGGATGTATGAGGTGAAATTAAGAGGCAAGTATTTGAAAATAATTGCCAGAATGCCTGCAATCAATGCCATTCCTTCTCCATTACCTTATGAAATTGACCATGGTGCAGAACTCATTTGAAACAGGCGCCTGTCCCAGAAAAGGGGCTAAAGCATATTAAATGTTGTGGCTGGGAATGATATCTCACTGTGTGAGGTGCAAGTGTTGCTTCATATTCATTCCAGTCTCTCCCTTTCAGAATTAAGTGTTCtgtttttgaattttgaattctgAGGTGCTAGTGCATAAACAGCAGAGGTGGAAGTTGGTGTTATTTGGTGCTGCTGTTGATCAGCATTGATGAAAGGACAGGAACAGTCTCTGATGGGTTATGGGACGCTGGTGACAGTAGTAAACTGCCAGTTAAGTGCTTATCCTTGAGGAGGAAGCTTTTCAGAGTTGTGCCTGCAAATAGGAAACTCAAAAGTGTGCTTTAAATCAAAGATTTGCTGATCACCTGGGTGTTCAACTCCACCATGTGGTGACTGAAAGGATTGCTTTTAGAAAATTGTATGCTTTTTTCAGCAGCTGCTAGCAATGGAGTACTAAGACTGGGGAAGTTGTGCTAACTTTGGCAGGTGGGGGACTCTTGTCATGTCCATGTTGTGATGTCCGTGCATGGGTAAGAGATGGGGGAGTGCTTTCTAGGATCCAGTTTCGGGGAGGGGGGATGCCTGTAAACTTTATTGGGCATTATTGTTGTCCTGCGAGGTTGCCCTGAAACATACCCAGCATCCCTTGGAGCTTCATGTTAACAGGGGAAGACCAGGAACAGTGGTTGTCTGATAACTTGTCTGTGACTATCAGCCTTCTTGTGGCAGAGCTCTGATGTGCCTTGGTGGAATCCCAGTTTGAAAAGCTAGGAGACAATATAAAATCTGGCTCACTGTCTTCTGAGTAAATCAATCTCTTGTCTGGTAGTGAGATTCTTACTAATGGGAAGCCAAGGTATGTTTGTATTGTGCTTGGTGTGTGTCAGTCCTAAATGGTGCCACCACATTGGCGTTTCAACATTTTATCCATTCATTCTGGGCAAGGTACCCATTTTTGTTCCCTTTAAAACCTTATcgctcaagtgtgtgtgtgtgtgtgtgtgtgtgtgtgttaaaataacCCACCTTTTTAAACAACAGGTTGAGCCAAACCCTTGAAACGTCACCCAATTTCAATCGTTAAAAAATATTCTTAATAACAATATGAAATTCCATCTCCTTACATTAAGGGGTAATGACAAGGGGGTGGATTTGGGGTTTTGCTTTCATCATAATGTTGCACTGTTGCTGAAAAGGGAAATCATGAGATTATGATGATTTTTATATGTTCTGTGGGAGAGAGGTGAATACTGGAAACTGTCCTCCCCACTGCCCAATGTTGGTCTCCAGCTTCcctaatctctgaccattggccatgttgtctgCAGCCGACAAAATCCAGCAGGGCACAGACAATGCACGGGGcattgtgtgtgcccccccccctcatttcacTTAAAAGTCTCTTGGTTTTCATTTGTGTGCTCCAACCTGTGCCCTCATATGGTGTGAGCTCTCCTATTCTTGCTTCAATACACCAAGTGCACGATTGTcttttccctatgaacccagcaCTGCACACTGGGATTGGCTGATGGAAGTAGATGACTTTAATCATAACAGGGCTTAATCTTTGTGGGAGTCCAGATTTCCTCACGCTAATCCCAGCCCTGGAAAGGGCTAATCTGTGTCAGCTGGTTGCACCTGAAAAACAGGATAGGCAATTCTGCCTTTtgcaatgacaccccccccccaagtcttacCTGCAAACTCTTGcttccacacagccctccccacaTCCACTGCTGTCAGATGAAGTCctcggggcgggggcggggggcggctCCTGCTCAGCTGTTGTTGTAAGAACTGCTGCTTACCTTGTGCCCAAGGTTCTGGGTGCTGACTTACAGCACTTATATTTAGGTAAGcaggggaggctgccggcagtCCTGGATTACCTAGCAGGCAGATGAGCATTTGCTTAGGGCACCAGCAAAGCAGGGGCACCCcccaaaaatgtgatttttttttaaaaaaagaagaacttaACATTTGATATTTAAGAAAAAGTGTTGAAGTCATCATTATCATGGGGAAAAGGAGAACTTTGTAAAACTTCCTTACACTGCATTGCacactctttcccccctttcgcGTTCTCTTTTTATTACTCATCTGCGCCTACATGAACCAGGGTTGTGTCTTACTAATGTAGATTGAAATAATAAGAGGAAATCAGATCATCTCATGTGTTTATTTTATGGTTtagtattgcttttattttgagtTATATATTTGGGGGCAGAATCTTTCCAGTGCTTAGGGCCTCTCAAGGTCTTCATCTGGCCCTGGCTGCTCTTGCAGTCCTgcgcaagtctactcagaagtaaaccccattgagtaGGGCAAGGCTCCCAAGGTTAAGCAGGTTGCAGTCTGTGACTCAAAGAAGTGTGGGCAGCAGCATCTTGACCTCTCTTTCGCCTCTTCCTCTTCTCATACACCTGAGATCTTGAGAGGTGGCAAagctgttctcctcctccttctcacagcCTTTGCTCAGGAAGCTGCATGCAGAGGAACACAGAGCAGCTGATGAATAATTTGTAGGGTTTACTGCTGGTTCTTAGTTTGCAAGTGCTGCTGGTCATCAGAGGAGCGCAGGACTATTCCATGCTCTAGAATAGTTTTATCCCCTTCTTTAATTTGAAAAGTGTTTTTATGCTAAGCctgttcctctcccccacccccttttgtggTCTGCAGCTCAGGGGAAATGAGGTCAGTCAGCCACAAAGCAAGGGCTGCTCCTTTTGCCATATACTGCAGCCTGTATCCGCTCAACAGGCCTTTTTCAGAAAAAGAAGTTTTGGTCAGAAGTATAATTGGAAATTGAAATTGCAGCTGCACTCTTGCTGGTGATCTACTAGCACTTGTTGGTTAATGTAAATAGGCTTGGAAGTGGCTTTAGCACCAGCACCCCCACCCGTTAAAGGGACAGACGGTGCACGGATCCTTTCCTCCTATTGAGCAGCTCTCTGAATTATTCATGGTGCCTTTAATTGGGCTGAAATGCTTATGACTTTCTACTGAAGAGCAAAACAAGCGGAGGTGGGGGAGCACACTTTCTTTCCATCTTCTGGTGAGAATGGAGTATTATTACTGCCCAAACTTGCTGAAGTCCTTACGGTCTCTGTGGGTGAGTAGAACATCTGCCTCTTGCTCATATTCTCAGTATTGGGGTGTACTTGCTTTCCCGTTAAGTATATCTGTCCATGGCTTTGAGACCTGTctgtcaggagggagggagggagggagggagggcaattGGTGTCTCTTGGTTAGGAGCAGGAGGGGAAGGTCATTTGAAAAGAGATACCTGAAAATAATTTAATCATGGTAGGATAATAAAAGATGACAGCATAGATCTGTGGTTTGTATATGGGACTGGGATCCTAACTCCTTTCGGTGAGACAAGCACCAAACAAAGcagtcatgctgactggggctgatggcagctgtcaAAAACATTGGGAGGGTAGCGGTTTGGCCACCATAGTCCATGCATTAATTACATCAAGAATGGATCACTGCAATgagctctgtgtggggcttcccttgtgcttgattGGGAAGCTGCCATTagtgcagcacaattgctggcaGCCGTGAAACCTTGTCTGCATAtcacacctgtgctcagagatcggCAGTGGCTGCCAAGTTCAAGGTATTACTATTAGCATAGAAAGGCCTTAATGACTTGGGGACACATTACCCCAAAGATGGCCCCTCGTTTGCTTCCATCTGCGGAACGGGCGCTGTTACAGGTACATCATACATGTCCCACATTTGCAAGAAATTGATATTTTAGTCTGGGAGtgcccacactttggaactccctgccagggGCCTTTGCTGTCCTCTTTCACCAAACCTGTCCTGATATGTGATTTAATCTGGTTTTAACTTAtcactgattttaattatttacctagctgtttttactgataatcttattgttttattctttttgtaaagcgCTTTGAGGGTTTGTTGTTTAACAATCAAaaggcatataaattttatgaaataaataaaaataaacagtagGTTGAGGAAGGCAAATCTAGTTCTATTGTTAGTGGCCTTCAAAGggtagaaaaatatttattcCCCCGTTGCTTCTTCCTAGCCCCCTCCCC
Protein-coding regions in this window:
- the KIAA1671 gene encoding uncharacterized protein KIAA1671 homolog isoform X4, which gives rise to MAMRAMATKVEVSSVLTSLTNRSELVNEATLQHTFASSLSDTSNKSNEHPSSVSPQISEGRSTFGNPMRPATMPPATSRPRLTPKPFSREKSWDTFAAVKAPVPTAKPGNVARRPFAFAKNVEDNVADVKGMLSGSIPPLVEQKLIENKSTSEFVANMPFYSSPQANTVILFETRSTEETRMKLSSEKTYSTLRAQERQLPSESEMSYRRPEGAAIHQQFSVSSESKPVSCNPHRSLERKESFSGATEERPKNVGKQQSSASLASEEQPRPKQRPVSAIFLESLKDQKQCGTDVSDEKPNPEKSWVRKPRPLSMDLTAKFEIRDFSIQRKSCPSESKERNLLTNEGSSRPFELRTKSETEGLNKVDSSKSHLKSATQVDDCLGIKSKTTAQIQKPSSNEVGSLGRNTPKDLNQVSAKDRKYLWEMRLNSQEEENGRETDIAATSGKNTEPPRSKGLSGKERMAPNHKGTCAFSEISANVSDTKNKSLREGTIKKIVNLPDAFESCAPPVNAESFPESPGKENKIMNIQQRIRELTAENTETKPGNLRQSFRSRPLSADLTKLFSNPVTSGDTKPERQSESNMKPVSQTPDIQEDEAYFLHATDSREAHSAGTPWKLQQPLKIPHRDGHLERDSSFAIESQNVTLQGESPALVTDHDMKTHSKPSIENVCIKTVRATMFEHNVQRHHIAADHFEAESTLQAMNELVEGQLGFGKESWLEKAREAKMNPKKVSSRQAHISADAGKQRNANISNEDKVPQASEIYTAKDKYEKPTAKHVEDSLMYQRIEPRYEILQTVGKRVQSEAIAVVPEDKAVTLRSRRFLKERRKTDGSAVDASWTCSSDIKGDGWEDDSFLFKARDAEEISTKVTALKEVSASQSQHVSHKQGAELDKNLTGQQHATVIASYFTNREKDLGKTDDTVSKLSSGTEKGKSDAVLAGKMESSKMLKCFPESFEAGPDRTDGCEARANGGQNISSPITSKQESQTSLCGMTHYQWQKHSSKCPHPEADPTISYEQKEESKAFGLMTCSMAYSAQEERDVLEHKAEVHQHQQLSGEEMVRRSGRHVSGPKASEGWRRKTLPHDAAQFEEVGLLAQESGKALSRRDSLQLHDKLIAKRNPKPRCGAEPQDGSLVTPSSPDNDLKNQLSPSEPKATYFAITYQIPDENANISGKLLDPLRSKHISSLAKDASVTPNTSTSRRSYPPNYQYSKRFTDAHVSMDRHLKKNWIEGGEGSASDLPKKGTFKHRLTETRDGNSMAPEKRLEDAKARVIEVDPLHLAGPESLFYFRPLHWDSEHLGQKKCSNHSHSMAKGKASDYYRSKVLDIDALMAQYEGDSKKDSVALGKKEGGLPEDSSSFPWERLAHKRNSPGSTRQDIYATEFCIRERELLRNCGQQLNPSKAIDVNFSPPFQARAVAEKPKYSPAADPVSTRKKTFIVDDDQGEDLVLRHQSAKYAYYNSQISSLVSTDVELEKSFVLHPPQVLSDSALGKDVSLKQLSAVHSEGNWSTSVDVSGADKKQAGAGGSSLENDGSAVKSRAKWSRATSGLVCDLPDLKRSYSEKSRQSRARGSLPSGPETRGRQDQNRVCQSFPPESMDSQLNQQRTSQWDSFLLERTKDVDKEWTKQDRDGSGARNSPYLPLQKRSHSFYKDKRTDHWAANYNPGR
- the KIAA1671 gene encoding uncharacterized protein KIAA1671 homolog isoform X5, whose protein sequence is MILFYDSMKPERQSESNMKPVSQTPDIQEDEAYFLHATDSREAHSAGTPWKLQQPLKIPHRDGHLERDSSFAIESQNVTLQGESPALVTDHDMKTHSKPSIENVCIKTVRATMFEHNVQRHHIAADHFEAESTLQAMNELVEGQLGFGKESWLEKAREAKMNPKKVSSRQAHISADAGKQRNANISNEDKVPQASEIYTAKDKYEKPTAKHVEDSLMYQRIEPRYEILQTVGKRVQSEAIAVVPEDKAVTLRSRRFLKERRKTDGSAVDASWTCSSDIKGDGWEDDSFLFKARDAEEISTKVTALKEVSASQSQHVSHKQGAELDKNLTGQQHATVIASYFTNREKDLGKTDDTVSKLSSGTEKGKSDAVLAGKMESSKMLKCFPESFEAGPDRTDGCEARANGGQNISSPITSKQESQTSLCGMTHYQWQKHSSKCPHPEADPTISYEQKEESKAFGLMTCSMAYSAQEERDVLEHKAEVHQHQQLSGEEMVRRSGRHVSGPKASEGWRRKTLPHDAAQFEEVGLLAQESGKALSRRDSLQLHDKLIAKRNPKPRCGAEPQDGSLVTPSSPDNDLKNQLSPSEPKATYFAITYQIPDENANISGKLLDPLRSKHISSLAKDASVTPNTSTSRRSYPPNYQYSKRFTDAHVSMDRHLKKNWIEGGEGSASDLPKKGTFKHRLTETRDGNSMAPEKRLEDAKARVIEVDPLHLAGPESLFYFRPLHWDSEHLGQKKCSNHSHSMAKGKASDYYRSKVLDIDALMAQYEGDSKKDSVALGKKEGGLPEDSSSFPWERLAHKRNSPGSTRQDIYATEFCIRERELLRNCGQQLNPSKAIDVNFSPPFQARAVAEKPKYSPAADPVSTRKKTFIVDDDQGEDLVLRHQSAKYAYYNSQISSLVSTDVELEKSFVLHPPQVLSDSALGKDVSLKQLSAVHSEGNWSTSVDVSGADKKQAGAGGSSLENDGSAVKSRAKWSRATSGLVCDLPDLKRSYSEKSRQSRARGSLPSGPETRGRQDQNRVCQSFPPESMDSQLNQQRTSQWDSFLLERTKDVDKEWTKQDRDGSGARNSPYLPLQKRSHSFYKDKRTDHWAADQLKQCFGRPAAEAKDTDTLVQETDSQYGTWSDQRHSVDSFVPESPFSESNMASARKQPPSSRFSSFSSQTDPASATDQHDSSRDHRSTSLDRFSTDVESADGAKAPALAGDGPDFSFLEQTPVLDSSVLKTRVQLSKRRRQHRAPISHSLRRSTGGDTEQRLSVTEEADSTWLFKGSTAENSAKKEDSGEDGNPQPTERSPISQLQRLPVFPGMDHSALKAQLRKRHEPDGTGEVQFSKSPKFPFQAGVPAGRVLPVGTEKEERSEELSPRWLKELKSKKRQSQYENQV